A single genomic interval of Arthrobacter globiformis harbors:
- a CDS encoding holo-ACP synthase, with protein MIVGIGVDVVDIERFGRQLERTPGLRDRLFVPAERELNTRSLAARFAAKEAVAKVLGAPAGMNWQDCWIGLDQNGPTVQVKGTVLAVAEAKGVKRWHLSMSHDGGIATATVLAEG; from the coding sequence ATGATTGTTGGCATCGGCGTAGACGTAGTGGACATCGAGCGCTTCGGACGGCAGCTGGAGCGCACCCCCGGACTCCGGGACCGGCTGTTTGTGCCGGCCGAACGGGAGCTGAACACCCGCTCCTTGGCGGCGCGGTTTGCCGCCAAGGAGGCTGTGGCGAAGGTCCTGGGCGCGCCGGCCGGCATGAACTGGCAGGACTGCTGGATCGGGCTGGACCAGAACGGACCGACTGTCCAGGTCAAGGGAACGGTGCTCGCCGTGGCCGAAGCCAAGGGCGTCAAACGGTGGCACCTGTCCATGAGCCACGACGGCGGCATTGCCACGGCCACCGTCCTGGCCGAGGGCTGA
- the glmS gene encoding glutamine--fructose-6-phosphate transaminase (isomerizing) yields the protein MCGIVGYVGRSSGRADAGHGALDVVLEGLRRLEYRGYDSAGVAVVADGEISSRKKSGKLSNLLAELEERPLPESLTGIGHTRWATHGGPTDQNAHPHLSDGGKLAVIHNGIIENFAELKQELLAKGVVFASETDTEVAAALLGDIFRNKLGGDGSDGGLTKAMELACQRLEGAFTLLAVHADQPDVVVAARRNSPLVVGLGEGENFLGSDVSGFIDYTRRAVELGQDQIVTITADTVEITDFFGAPAQGKEYHVDWDPASAEKGGFTSFMEKEIHDQPDAVAQTLLGRSDLNGRLTLDELRIDPQLLKKVDKIIVLACGTAAYAGMVAKYAIENWCRIPTEVELAHEFRYRDPIVTENTLVVSISQSGETMDTLMAVRYAREQGAKTVSICNTNGSTIPRESDAVLYTHAGPEIAVASTKAFLAQITAAYLLGLYLAQLRGNIFSGQVKDVLADLGKIPAKIQKILDSAEELRELARSMKDEKSVLFLGRHVGYPVALEGALKLKEIAYLHAEGFAAGELKHGPIALIDEGQPVFVVVPSPRGRDSLHSKVVSNIQEIRARGARTLVIAEEGDEAVRDYAEHVFYVPETPTLLMPLLTTVPLQIFACELAAAKGYDVDQPRNLAKSVTVE from the coding sequence ATGTGTGGAATCGTGGGTTATGTAGGCCGTTCGTCGGGCCGGGCTGATGCCGGGCACGGTGCGTTGGATGTTGTTCTTGAGGGGCTGCGCCGCCTGGAGTACCGGGGTTATGACTCCGCCGGTGTCGCTGTGGTGGCTGACGGGGAGATTTCCTCGCGGAAGAAGTCCGGAAAGCTGAGCAACCTGCTGGCCGAGCTGGAGGAGCGGCCGCTGCCGGAGTCGCTGACCGGCATCGGGCACACGCGGTGGGCCACGCATGGTGGCCCGACGGATCAGAACGCGCACCCGCATCTGTCTGATGGTGGGAAGCTCGCTGTGATCCACAACGGCATCATTGAAAACTTTGCTGAGCTGAAGCAGGAGCTGCTGGCCAAGGGTGTTGTCTTCGCATCGGAGACGGACACCGAGGTGGCTGCGGCGCTGCTGGGCGACATTTTCCGGAACAAGCTGGGCGGCGACGGCTCCGACGGCGGCCTGACCAAGGCCATGGAGCTGGCCTGCCAGCGGCTTGAGGGCGCGTTCACGCTCCTCGCGGTGCACGCTGACCAGCCTGACGTCGTCGTGGCTGCACGTCGGAACTCCCCGCTGGTGGTGGGCCTGGGCGAGGGCGAGAACTTCCTGGGTTCGGACGTGTCCGGGTTTATTGACTACACCCGCCGTGCGGTGGAGCTGGGCCAGGACCAGATCGTGACGATCACCGCTGACACGGTGGAGATCACGGACTTCTTCGGCGCCCCGGCGCAGGGCAAGGAGTACCACGTTGACTGGGACCCGGCCTCGGCCGAGAAGGGCGGCTTCACCTCCTTCATGGAGAAGGAAATCCACGACCAGCCCGACGCCGTGGCGCAGACCCTGCTGGGGCGCTCGGACCTGAACGGCCGGCTGACCCTGGATGAGCTGCGGATTGATCCGCAGCTGCTGAAGAAGGTCGACAAGATCATAGTGCTGGCCTGCGGCACGGCCGCGTACGCGGGCATGGTGGCCAAGTACGCGATCGAGAACTGGTGCCGGATCCCCACCGAGGTGGAGCTCGCGCACGAGTTCCGTTACCGCGACCCGATCGTCACCGAGAACACTCTGGTGGTGTCCATCAGCCAGTCCGGTGAAACGATGGACACGCTGATGGCTGTGCGGTACGCCCGCGAGCAGGGCGCCAAGACGGTGTCCATCTGCAACACCAACGGTTCCACCATTCCACGTGAGTCCGACGCCGTGCTGTACACGCACGCCGGCCCGGAGATCGCGGTGGCCTCCACCAAGGCGTTCCTGGCCCAGATCACCGCGGCGTACCTGCTGGGCCTGTACCTGGCGCAGCTGCGCGGGAACATCTTCTCCGGGCAGGTCAAAGATGTGCTGGCCGACCTGGGCAAGATCCCGGCGAAGATCCAGAAGATCCTGGACTCCGCCGAGGAACTGCGCGAGCTGGCCCGCAGCATGAAGGACGAGAAGTCCGTGCTGTTCCTGGGCCGCCACGTGGGCTACCCGGTGGCGCTCGAGGGTGCGCTGAAGCTGAAGGAAATCGCGTACCTCCATGCCGAGGGCTTCGCCGCCGGTGAGCTCAAGCACGGCCCGATCGCGCTGATCGACGAAGGCCAGCCTGTGTTCGTGGTGGTCCCGTCCCCTCGCGGCCGCGATTCGCTGCACTCCAAGGTGGTGTCCAACATCCAGGAGATCCGGGCCCGCGGTGCCCGCACCCTGGTGATCGCCGAGGAAGGCGACGAAGCGGTCCGGGACTACGCCGAGCACGTCTTCTACGTCCCGGAAACCCCGACGCTGCTCATGCCGCTGCTGACCACCGTGCCGCTGCAGATCTTCGCGTGCGAACTTGCCGCCGCGAAGGGCTACGACGTGGACCAGCCGCGCAACCTGGCCAAGAGCGTCACAGTAGAGTAA
- a CDS encoding signal peptidase I — protein MGKVVPQQVPQLTGRDFGGRRGGGAATRILQIRRRRRFAAARRWANFSVLLVIALAALVLVAVPQATGSFTYTVHTESMAPKFSPGTFLIVKPVAFSQLKYGDVVTYQPAPGRPEVRTHRIVGFGAVQEGERTLITKGDNNDANDADPVRARQIKGKLWYAVPIVGYVAEAVGSADRGFWMTMAAAALIGQCALLVFLSARRRRAAGAARPSP, from the coding sequence ATGGGGAAGGTAGTTCCACAGCAGGTGCCCCAGCTGACGGGCCGCGACTTCGGTGGCAGGCGCGGCGGGGGAGCGGCCACGCGTATCCTGCAGATTCGCCGCAGGCGCCGGTTCGCCGCGGCGAGACGCTGGGCAAACTTCAGCGTGCTCCTGGTTATCGCCTTGGCGGCGCTGGTCCTCGTCGCAGTTCCCCAGGCCACCGGATCTTTCACCTATACGGTGCACACCGAATCCATGGCTCCGAAGTTTTCGCCGGGCACCTTCCTCATAGTGAAACCTGTGGCCTTCAGCCAACTGAAGTACGGCGACGTCGTCACCTACCAGCCCGCTCCGGGCCGTCCCGAAGTAAGGACTCACCGGATTGTGGGCTTTGGCGCCGTTCAAGAGGGGGAGCGGACGCTGATCACTAAGGGCGACAATAACGACGCCAACGACGCCGATCCCGTCCGTGCCCGCCAGATTAAGGGAAAGCTCTGGTATGCGGTTCCGATCGTCGGGTACGTGGCCGAGGCGGTCGGCAGCGCGGACCGCGGCTTCTGGATGACGATGGCGGCCGCCGCCCTCATCGGCCAGTGTGCGCTGCTCGTGTTCCTGAGCGCCCGAAGGCGCCGGGCAGCCGGAGCCGCGCGGCCCTCGCCGTGA
- the coaA gene encoding type I pantothenate kinase, translated as MTLQRNEANGEGVSPFVELDRQTWSRLSAQMEQPLNEEDVLRLRGLGDPLDISEVREVYLPLSRLLHLYVEAAGQLHAATTTFLGEQTQRTPFVIGVAGSVAVGKSTIARVLREMLRRWPGTPNVELITTDGFLYPLAELKRRQLLDRKGFPESYDRRALLRFVSEIKGGAEEVRAPWYSHITYDIVPGKEVVVRRPDVLIVEGLNVLAPARPRHDGRQGLAVSDFFDFSIYVDAKTSHIEEWYVDRFRKLRSTAFAQPESYFHRYATLSDSEAEATARDIWKRINEPNLEENVLPTRGRAQLVLTKEADHSVRRMLLRKV; from the coding sequence GTGACTTTGCAACGCAATGAAGCGAACGGGGAGGGTGTTTCTCCGTTCGTGGAGCTGGACCGGCAAACCTGGTCCCGGCTTTCCGCCCAGATGGAGCAGCCCCTTAATGAAGAGGACGTGCTGCGCCTTCGCGGCCTCGGTGACCCCCTGGACATCAGCGAGGTGCGCGAGGTCTACCTCCCGCTGTCCCGGTTGTTGCACCTGTACGTGGAAGCCGCCGGCCAGCTGCATGCGGCCACCACCACATTCCTCGGCGAGCAGACGCAGCGCACCCCCTTCGTGATCGGCGTCGCCGGCTCTGTGGCCGTGGGCAAGTCCACCATTGCCCGTGTTCTCCGCGAGATGCTGCGGCGGTGGCCGGGCACTCCGAACGTGGAGCTCATCACCACCGACGGGTTCCTGTATCCGCTGGCCGAACTCAAGCGCCGGCAACTGCTAGACCGCAAGGGTTTCCCGGAGTCCTACGACCGCCGTGCGCTGCTGCGCTTCGTCAGCGAAATCAAGGGCGGCGCCGAGGAAGTCCGGGCACCCTGGTACTCGCATATCACCTACGACATCGTCCCCGGCAAGGAAGTGGTGGTCCGGCGTCCGGACGTCCTCATCGTCGAAGGCCTAAACGTGCTCGCTCCCGCGCGGCCGCGGCACGACGGCCGCCAGGGGCTGGCGGTCAGCGACTTCTTCGACTTTTCCATCTACGTGGATGCCAAGACGTCACATATCGAGGAATGGTACGTGGACCGGTTCCGCAAGCTCCGTTCCACTGCCTTCGCGCAGCCGGAGTCGTACTTCCACCGCTACGCCACGCTTTCGGACTCCGAGGCCGAAGCGACGGCCCGCGACATCTGGAAACGCATCAACGAACCGAACCTGGAAGAGAACGTGCTGCCCACCCGGGGCCGCGCCCAGCTGGTGCTCACCAAGGAAGCGGACCATTCCGTCCGCAGGATGCTGCTGAGAAAGGTCTAG
- a CDS encoding M15 family metallopeptidase: MCYNCPSEPSAEARPGDRPSRRAVARLLMAGAGLSALAACTPASAPEASGTTSAASGTASPGASGEASSPVPSRSGSTSTGASARPSGAASPTASASAASSASASATAPSTTAPTTTAAAAPPSAASRLPKQYSLTAPASPWVIVNKHRPLKPASYVPADLVQPRVALAVTGEAAQLNRTTAAAAERMFAAAAADGVTMTLASGYRSYATQTVTYNGYVSSQGRAAADTASARPGHSEHQTGWAFDIGDGGAACSFQPCFAEQPAAVWAKANAHRFGFVVRYPFMQHTTTGYFYESWHLRYVGAEAATDMRKRGIATLEQYFGLEAAPGYR; this comes from the coding sequence ATGTGTTACAACTGCCCTTCCGAGCCCTCCGCCGAGGCCCGGCCCGGGGATCGGCCCAGCCGCCGCGCGGTGGCGCGGCTGTTGATGGCGGGTGCCGGCCTGTCTGCCCTGGCGGCCTGCACCCCTGCCTCTGCACCGGAAGCTTCGGGAACCACTTCGGCGGCTTCGGGCACGGCGTCCCCGGGCGCTTCCGGTGAGGCCTCTTCTCCGGTCCCGTCCCGGTCTGGATCCACCTCCACCGGCGCCTCTGCAAGGCCCAGCGGCGCGGCTTCCCCAACAGCCTCCGCTTCCGCTGCGTCGTCGGCCAGCGCGTCCGCCACAGCGCCGTCCACAACCGCACCAACCACGACGGCGGCGGCAGCCCCGCCGTCGGCCGCGTCCCGCCTGCCCAAGCAGTACTCACTCACCGCGCCCGCCAGCCCCTGGGTGATCGTCAACAAGCACCGCCCGCTCAAGCCGGCCAGCTACGTCCCGGCCGATCTGGTCCAGCCCCGCGTTGCCCTCGCCGTCACCGGCGAGGCGGCCCAGCTGAACCGTACGACGGCGGCTGCCGCAGAACGGATGTTCGCCGCCGCGGCGGCGGACGGCGTGACCATGACGCTGGCGAGCGGCTACCGCTCCTATGCCACGCAGACCGTCACGTACAACGGCTACGTGAGCTCGCAGGGCCGGGCGGCGGCGGACACAGCCTCGGCTCGGCCGGGCCACTCCGAACACCAGACGGGCTGGGCGTTCGACATCGGCGACGGCGGCGCAGCGTGCAGCTTCCAGCCGTGCTTCGCCGAGCAGCCGGCCGCCGTCTGGGCCAAGGCCAACGCGCACCGCTTCGGCTTCGTGGTGCGCTACCCGTTTATGCAGCACACCACCACCGGGTACTTCTACGAATCGTGGCACCTGCGGTACGTCGGTGCTGAGGCGGCCACGGACATGCGGAAACGCGGCATCGCCACCCTGGAGCAGTATTTCGGCCTGGAGGCCGCCCCCGGCTACCGCTGA
- the mscL gene encoding large conductance mechanosensitive channel protein MscL, which translates to MLSGFKKFILKGNVIDLAVAVVIGSAFSAVVDALVKSVLMPLISLLVGEPNFDNFLAFGDVRFGVLLTAVVNFLLVASALYFVIVAPMNRLIEHRNRKLGIGQDAKKEAAEDPQIALLKEIRDALQAENQAVK; encoded by the coding sequence ATGCTTAGTGGATTCAAGAAGTTCATTCTCAAGGGAAACGTCATCGACCTGGCCGTGGCGGTGGTCATCGGATCGGCGTTCAGCGCCGTGGTGGATGCGCTGGTCAAAAGCGTTCTGATGCCGCTGATCTCGTTACTGGTCGGAGAGCCGAACTTTGACAATTTCCTGGCGTTTGGCGACGTGCGGTTCGGCGTGCTGCTCACCGCGGTGGTCAACTTCCTGCTGGTTGCCTCCGCGCTCTACTTCGTCATCGTCGCCCCGATGAACCGGCTGATCGAGCACCGCAACCGCAAACTGGGCATCGGGCAGGACGCGAAGAAGGAAGCAGCCGAGGATCCGCAGATCGCCCTGCTCAAGGAGATCCGCGACGCCCTGCAGGCCGAGAACCAGGCCGTGAAGTAG
- the glmM gene encoding phosphoglucosamine mutase produces the protein MSTLFGTDGVRGLANGLLTAELAMQLAQAAAVVLGHERTSEGARPRAVVARDPRASGEFIAAAVEAGLSSSGIDVYDAGVLPTPAAAYLVADLNADFGVMISASHNPAPDNGIKFFARGGQKLPDEVEDAIEAQMGKDPVRPVGGEVGRIQRFSDAEDRYIVHLLGTLPHNLHGLKVVLDCAHGAASGCSPQVFKDAGADVVVIGAEPDGLNINEGVGSTHLGPLKAAVVEHGADLGIAHDGDADRCLAVDHEGNEVDGDQIMAILAVALKKAGKLTDNVLVATVMSNLGLKIALRDAGIAMRETGVGDRYVLEQMRDGGYNLGGEQSGHVILADYATTGDGVLTGLQLAAQVALTGRPLKELATIMTKLPQVLINVKDVDRSRVGGDATLAAAVKSAEAELGDTGRVLLRPSGTEPVVRVMVEASDQQTAQVIAERLAQVVKTQLALQLVGD, from the coding sequence ATGTCTACATTATTTGGAACAGACGGTGTCCGGGGCCTGGCGAATGGCCTGCTGACAGCCGAGCTCGCAATGCAGCTGGCCCAGGCCGCCGCCGTCGTGCTTGGCCATGAACGCACCAGCGAAGGTGCACGGCCGCGCGCCGTAGTGGCGAGGGATCCCCGTGCAAGCGGTGAGTTCATCGCCGCGGCCGTCGAGGCCGGGCTTTCCAGCTCCGGCATCGACGTCTACGACGCCGGTGTCCTGCCCACTCCCGCCGCCGCCTACCTTGTGGCCGACCTGAACGCTGACTTCGGCGTCATGATCTCCGCCTCCCACAATCCGGCTCCCGACAACGGGATCAAGTTCTTCGCCCGCGGCGGCCAGAAGCTCCCGGACGAGGTGGAGGACGCCATCGAGGCCCAAATGGGCAAGGACCCCGTCCGCCCGGTGGGCGGCGAAGTGGGCCGCATCCAGCGCTTCTCCGACGCCGAGGACCGCTACATCGTCCACCTCCTGGGAACCCTCCCGCACAACCTCCATGGCCTGAAGGTGGTCCTGGACTGCGCGCACGGTGCCGCCAGCGGCTGTTCCCCCCAGGTCTTCAAGGACGCCGGTGCTGATGTGGTTGTCATTGGCGCCGAACCGGACGGCCTGAACATCAACGAAGGCGTGGGCTCCACGCACCTCGGCCCGCTCAAGGCGGCCGTGGTGGAGCACGGCGCCGACCTCGGCATTGCCCACGACGGCGACGCCGACCGCTGCCTGGCCGTGGACCACGAGGGCAACGAGGTGGACGGCGACCAGATCATGGCCATCCTCGCCGTGGCCCTCAAGAAAGCCGGCAAGCTCACCGACAACGTCCTCGTTGCCACCGTTATGAGCAACCTCGGCCTCAAGATCGCCCTCCGCGACGCGGGCATCGCCATGCGCGAGACGGGCGTGGGGGACCGGTACGTCCTGGAGCAAATGCGCGACGGCGGCTACAACCTGGGCGGCGAACAGTCCGGCCACGTCATCCTGGCCGACTACGCCACCACCGGTGACGGCGTGCTGACCGGCCTGCAGCTGGCGGCGCAGGTAGCCCTGACGGGCCGCCCACTCAAGGAGCTCGCCACCATCATGACCAAGCTGCCCCAGGTCCTCATCAACGTGAAGGACGTGGACCGTAGCCGGGTCGGCGGCGACGCAACCCTGGCCGCAGCGGTGAAGTCAGCCGAGGCCGAACTCGGCGACACCGGACGTGTGCTCCTGCGCCCGTCCGGCACGGAGCCCGTTGTGCGCGTCATGGTGGAGGCCAGCGACCAGCAGACCGCCCAGGTCATCGCCGAACGTCTCGCCCAGGTTGTGAAGACCCAGCTGGCCCTGCAACTCGTCGGCGACTAG
- the rpsI gene encoding 30S ribosomal protein S9 yields the protein MAQNEETTEAVVAEETLTSYTSESGPAEAEAPKKERPALTVAGAAVGRRKEAVARVRIVPGTGKWTINGRELDNYFPNKLHQQDVNEPFKILDLDGAYDVIARIHGGGISGQAGALRLGIARSLNEIDTENNRATLKKAGYLRRDARVIERKKAGLKKARKAQQYSKR from the coding sequence GTGGCTCAGAACGAAGAGACCACCGAAGCCGTCGTGGCTGAGGAAACCCTGACCAGCTACACCTCGGAAAGCGGTCCTGCGGAAGCAGAAGCGCCGAAGAAGGAACGCCCGGCACTGACCGTCGCCGGCGCAGCAGTTGGCCGCCGCAAGGAAGCCGTCGCACGCGTTCGCATCGTGCCCGGAACCGGCAAGTGGACCATCAACGGCCGCGAGCTGGACAACTACTTCCCGAACAAGCTGCACCAGCAGGACGTCAACGAGCCCTTCAAGATCCTCGATCTTGACGGTGCCTACGACGTCATTGCCCGCATCCACGGTGGCGGCATTTCCGGCCAGGCCGGCGCCCTGCGCCTCGGCATCGCCCGTTCACTGAACGAGATCGACACCGAGAACAACCGCGCCACCCTGAAGAAGGCCGGTTACCTGCGCCGTGACGCCCGCGTCATCGAGCGTAAGAAGGCCGGTCTCAAGAAGGCCCGCAAGGCTCAGCAGTACTCGAAGCGCTAA
- the rplM gene encoding 50S ribosomal protein L13 — MRTYTPKPGDINRQWHVIDATDVVLGRLASQTAILLRGKHKATFAPHMDMGDFVIIINAEKVALTGAKLEQKRAYRHSGYPGGLTSVNYAELLESNPVRAVEKAIKGMLPKNSLAAQQLGKLKVYRGAEHPHAAQQPKTFEISQVAQ; from the coding sequence GTGCGTACGTACACTCCGAAGCCCGGCGATATCAACCGCCAGTGGCACGTCATTGACGCCACCGACGTTGTCCTTGGTCGTCTCGCCAGCCAGACCGCAATCCTGCTGCGCGGCAAGCACAAGGCCACCTTCGCTCCCCACATGGACATGGGCGATTTCGTCATCATCATCAACGCTGAGAAGGTTGCCCTCACCGGCGCCAAGCTCGAGCAGAAGCGCGCCTACCGCCACTCCGGTTACCCGGGCGGCCTGACCTCCGTCAACTACGCGGAACTGCTGGAGTCCAACCCGGTCCGCGCCGTTGAGAAGGCCATCAAGGGCATGCTCCCCAAGAACTCCCTCGCTGCACAGCAGCTGGGCAAGCTGAAGGTCTACCGCGGTGCAGAGCACCCGCACGCCGCCCAGCAGCCCAAGACTTTCGAAATTTCCCAGGTCGCCCAGTAG
- a CDS encoding prepilin peptidase, whose amino-acid sequence MPSAGIAGSAGPLFAVTIGLLGILLSLLAERLIARTLPRLGGLPRVRTRITTAALTGVLCAALALRVGMDWALPAYLLLAVLGVQLARIDVAHHLLPNPLVLTLLVAGLALLLLSSTATAEWAELLRAATGAAILFVIFLILALISPSGIGMGDVKLAAPVGLYLGYLGWSQLFYGGALGFVLGGILSVVLIRLKRANLGSEIAFGPSMLAAALSTVLFAS is encoded by the coding sequence GTGCCTTCAGCAGGTATCGCCGGCAGCGCCGGGCCGCTCTTTGCAGTGACCATAGGACTCCTTGGCATTTTACTGAGCCTGCTTGCGGAACGCCTCATCGCCCGCACCCTCCCCCGCCTGGGTGGCTTGCCGCGCGTACGGACAAGAATTACGACGGCGGCACTCACCGGAGTGCTCTGCGCGGCCCTTGCACTGAGGGTCGGAATGGACTGGGCCCTGCCGGCCTATCTGTTGCTGGCCGTCCTCGGCGTGCAGCTGGCCCGCATTGATGTGGCCCACCATTTGCTGCCGAATCCCCTGGTGCTCACACTGCTGGTGGCCGGCCTGGCGCTCCTCCTGCTCAGCAGCACCGCCACGGCAGAGTGGGCCGAACTGCTCCGCGCGGCCACCGGGGCGGCCATCCTGTTCGTCATTTTCCTGATTCTGGCCCTGATCTCGCCAAGCGGCATCGGCATGGGGGATGTCAAGCTTGCCGCCCCAGTGGGCCTTTACCTGGGCTACTTGGGCTGGAGTCAGCTCTTCTACGGCGGGGCGCTTGGGTTCGTATTGGGCGGGATTTTATCCGTCGTTTTGATTAGGCTAAAGCGCGCCAATTTAGGCTCGGAAATCGCCTTTGGCCCCTCGATGCTGGCCGCGGCACTGAGCACTGTTTTATTCGCATCCTAA
- a CDS encoding Flp family type IVb pilin: MTTLMVSVLTFVSGIKDRLESEKGATATEYSLLVAFIAFGIIVAVTAFGTALSGWFTEVSGVVNGWDATP, from the coding sequence ATGACTACTCTCATGGTCTCGGTTCTTACCTTCGTTTCCGGAATCAAGGACCGGCTGGAATCCGAAAAAGGCGCCACCGCAACCGAGTACTCGCTGCTGGTGGCCTTCATTGCGTTTGGCATCATCGTCGCCGTTACCGCTTTCGGCACTGCCCTCAGCGGTTGGTTCACCGAAGTCTCCGGAGTCGTCAACGGTTGGGATGCCACACCGTAG
- a CDS encoding TadE family protein, which translates to MTRKEAVKQEHSRGAVAVEFGLVAPILLALLAGIVEFSHVYNLQISVIQAAREAAREMAIEDDQDAAALAATAGAPGLNGADFEYAFSPGSCTAGENMTVTISYPAPTLTGIFGSTVTVTGTGAMRCEG; encoded by the coding sequence ATGACACGCAAAGAAGCAGTGAAACAGGAGCATTCCCGTGGTGCAGTAGCTGTTGAGTTCGGCCTCGTTGCGCCGATACTACTGGCCCTCCTTGCCGGCATTGTGGAGTTCTCACACGTCTACAATCTGCAGATTTCCGTCATTCAGGCCGCCCGGGAAGCCGCCAGGGAGATGGCCATCGAGGATGACCAGGACGCAGCAGCCCTTGCCGCAACCGCAGGCGCGCCCGGCCTGAACGGTGCAGATTTTGAGTACGCCTTCTCCCCCGGATCTTGCACGGCCGGCGAGAACATGACCGTCACCATCAGCTACCCCGCTCCAACACTGACGGGCATCTTCGGCAGCACCGTGACGGTCACCGGGACAGGAGCCATGCGATGCGAAGGCTAA
- a CDS encoding pilus assembly protein TadG-related protein, with amino-acid sequence MRRLKAKPSEAERGAVGVLVAVMMLVIIGAGALAVDVGQIYAERAQLQNGADASALGVAQACHKTGCTQAEAQAFADALASGNANDGDANVSEVDLSVPDQVTVRTTTKNGSSSVLAMLFASALNAPAVSVGAHATASIEVPGSGDGFPLALSECQYDLTDAVETGVLQQIRYKPGMADCTSTSGHAIPGGFGWLDQNGGPCQATTDVENNAAYDPGADYPSKPGENCDSVLQGWINTIQAGDEVLGVFPVFDNAGKDKGKGWFHIRGYATFQMVGWKFGGGSSDPRTYNNSPTPATSCVDPCRGIIGKFKKFESIDAFEGNLGSGDDLGTVFIRLTN; translated from the coding sequence ATGCGAAGGCTAAAGGCTAAACCCTCGGAGGCCGAACGGGGTGCAGTGGGTGTCCTGGTGGCCGTCATGATGCTCGTCATCATCGGTGCCGGCGCACTCGCCGTGGATGTAGGGCAGATTTATGCGGAACGTGCCCAGCTCCAGAACGGTGCGGACGCCAGCGCATTGGGCGTCGCCCAGGCCTGCCACAAGACAGGCTGCACCCAGGCGGAAGCCCAGGCATTTGCCGACGCACTGGCCTCCGGAAACGCCAACGACGGCGACGCGAACGTCTCCGAAGTTGACCTTTCCGTACCGGACCAGGTGACGGTCCGGACCACCACGAAGAACGGCAGCAGCAGCGTGCTCGCCATGCTTTTCGCCAGCGCCCTAAACGCACCGGCAGTCAGCGTGGGCGCTCATGCCACTGCGTCAATCGAGGTTCCTGGATCAGGAGATGGCTTCCCGCTGGCCCTGTCCGAATGCCAGTACGACCTCACCGACGCAGTGGAAACGGGCGTCCTTCAACAGATCCGTTACAAGCCTGGAATGGCTGACTGCACGTCGACGTCCGGGCATGCAATTCCTGGCGGGTTCGGCTGGCTGGATCAGAACGGCGGTCCGTGCCAGGCCACCACCGATGTTGAAAATAACGCCGCCTACGATCCTGGCGCGGACTACCCGAGCAAGCCGGGCGAAAACTGCGATTCCGTCCTGCAGGGTTGGATCAACACCATCCAGGCCGGCGACGAAGTACTCGGCGTTTTCCCGGTGTTCGACAATGCCGGCAAGGACAAGGGAAAGGGCTGGTTCCACATTCGGGGCTACGCCACGTTTCAAATGGTCGGCTGGAAGTTTGGCGGCGGCTCAAGTGACCCACGGACGTACAACAATTCTCCCACTCCGGCTACTTCCTGCGTGGATCCTTGCCGAGGCATCATCGGCAAATTCAAGAAATTCGAATCCATTGATGCATTCGAAGGAAATTTGGGCAGCGGAGACGACCTCGGAACCGTCTTCATTCGCCTCACCAACTAA